The Victivallis sp. Marseille-Q1083 DNA window CGACGATGCTTTCCGGCGTTTACGATGTTTGCCGCAAGCGCAAGTACAATGTCACCGTCGCGACCTATGATATGACCAATATCCGGGATTTTATCATCCCGACGACGATCCGGCAGCATGACTTGGACGGCGTCATCATCGCCGGCATTGCCGACTTGCAGATTCTGCGTGAAATCCAGCGGACCAACCTGCCGTTCCTGACCATTGAAGGGGATTATCCGGAGGATATCCTGTGCGTCAAGAATGACGATGCGGTCGTTTTCAGCAATGTCCTGTCGTTTTTTTATGATTTGGGCCACCGAAAGCTGGCGGTGCCGTTTTTCTATCCGGAGACCAAGCGGGTTTATCTGGATGCCCAGGCGCGGGGATTGGCGGAGGGCAGGCTTGCGGATTTGGAGCTCGAATACTATCGTTACCGGGGAGATGACTTTGCCTGCGGCAGCGAACTGGCCGACGCCTGGCTGGAGACCGACCGGCGGACCCGTTTTTCCGCCATCGTCGGCAGCGATCAGTATTGCGCCGGCTTTCTCGGCCGAATCATCCGCCGGGGAGCGCGTTGCCCGGAGGATATCAGCATTTTGGCGACGGAGACGTCATTGAGCCGTTATTGCACGATTCCGATGACGACTTGCGATGCCAATGTATTCGGCCTCGGCCAGGAGGCGGCGACCCATCTGCTGAACTTGATCGAGAAGAAGAATTCCGTCAACAAGATAAAATCGCTGTTGCGGAGCAACCGCTTTTCCGGCAGGATTATCATCCGCGATTCGACGGCGCCTTATCTGCCGTTGGCGGAAGCCGCCCGATAATTTTCATGACGCTTGCCGAGGTGCCGTCCGGAAAGACGGCGGTATGATTTTTTACTAAAAATAAATGGAGTAATATTTTGAAAAAGTATTTTTTCCCGGCATGGTTCGCCGGTTTTCTATTGTGTCTGTTCTGTGCCGCCGGCGGCGACTATGCGGTGACGCTCGATGCCCGCGGTGCCGGTATCGCCTATTGGACGGATTTGTCGTTATTTTCCCGGTTGATCGTAACCGAACCGCCGTGGGGAAAAGAGCACTATTTTTATTCATGGACGACGCCGACGACGGTGACGCGCAACGAACTGCCCGGCGGCGCCTGTCGCCTGACGATGAAGCCGCTCCGGGAAAATGAAGTTTTCCGCCTGGAAGAATATTCGGCCGAAGTGCAACCCGACCGGGTGATCATTCGCGTCGAGGGAGA harbors:
- a CDS encoding LacI family DNA-binding transcriptional regulator; protein product: MNVTVENPQKKVSIVDIARLSGVSIAAVSAVLNDRPNVCQATRDRVKEIIRRYQYVPRSAARALSSKRTYQIGFLLSCKVTLGLSNNYFSTMLSGVYDVCRKRKYNVTVATYDMTNIRDFIIPTTIRQHDLDGVIIAGIADLQILREIQRTNLPFLTIEGDYPEDILCVKNDDAVVFSNVLSFFYDLGHRKLAVPFFYPETKRVYLDAQARGLAEGRLADLELEYYRYRGDDFACGSELADAWLETDRRTRFSAIVGSDQYCAGFLGRIIRRGARCPEDISILATETSLSRYCTIPMTTCDANVFGLGQEAATHLLNLIEKKNSVNKIKSLLRSNRFSGRIIIRDSTAPYLPLAEAAR